In Flavobacterium lacustre, a genomic segment contains:
- a CDS encoding LolA family protein produces the protein MNKTINTMKFNRYSQNSKAGKNNLNPIGKLVFLLTVLLFSFSIQAQDKKAKDLLDQVTAKVKSYNSIVIDFKYSLNNAKENINQDSKGNVTMKGNQYMLNFMGVTKIFDGKKTYTIVPEDEEITISKVNEKDDNAITPSKMLTFFNSGYKYTMDIVQDIKGRKIQYIKLVPLSAKDQRKEVLLGIDVQTKHIYNLIEMGKKGTKTTLTVNSFKTNQPLSKNQFTFVESKYPNYYINKLD, from the coding sequence ATGAACAAAACAATTAATACCATGAAATTCAATCGTTATTCTCAAAACAGCAAAGCAGGAAAAAACAATTTAAACCCAATAGGAAAATTGGTTTTTCTACTCACAGTGCTTTTGTTTAGTTTTTCAATACAAGCACAAGATAAAAAAGCTAAAGATCTTTTAGACCAAGTAACCGCAAAAGTAAAAAGTTACAACAGTATTGTTATTGATTTTAAATATTCTTTGAATAATGCCAAAGAAAACATCAATCAGGACAGTAAAGGAAACGTAACGATGAAAGGCAATCAATATATGTTGAATTTTATGGGCGTTACCAAAATTTTTGACGGAAAAAAAACCTATACTATTGTACCGGAAGATGAAGAAATTACCATTTCTAAAGTCAATGAAAAAGACGATAATGCGATTACCCCTTCAAAAATGTTAACCTTTTTTAATTCAGGGTACAAATACACTATGGATATTGTACAAGATATAAAAGGTAGAAAAATTCAATACATCAAACTCGTTCCATTAAGTGCAAAAGACCAAAGAAAAGAAGTTTTATTAGGGATTGACGTGCAAACAAAACACATCTACAATTTGATTGAAATGGGTAAAAAAGGAACAAAAACTACTTTAACCGTTAATTCTTTTAAAACCAATCAACCTTTGTCAAAAAATCAATTTACCTTTGTCGAAAGTAAATACCCAAATTACTACATCAATAAATTAGATTAA